Genomic DNA from Myxococcales bacterium:
AGGTGAAATCGCGGCTGCTAAGCCGCTCTTACACCAGTCAAGTCGCCGACGCGCAATTGTTATATTTACGCAAATCCACCGGCCCCAAGCTAAGCCGCTCCTACACCAGTCAAGTCGCTGGCGCTCCCGGTGTGGATTCCGGCTGGCGCACGGAATGACGACATAGTGCTTTTATTATCAGCTACCTTAAATCCCCTCTCCCCCGCGAAACGCGTGGGAGAGGGGTGGCGAAGCCGGGGTGAGGGATTTTTTTTTCGGCGCTCCCGGTGTGGATTCCGGCTGGCGCACGAAAAGACGGCGAGCGGTTTTTTCAGGGTCGGGCTTTGAGATGCCTCAACCCCCTTCGCCGACCGGCAGCGACGCGCGGCCGCGGGTCGCCAGCACCCGTTCGGCGGGTGGCGCGTCGCCCAGCAGGCGCACCCACTGGACGTTCAGGCTTACCGCGCCGAAGGATTCCTCCACCCGGCCGGTCAGCAGGTACGGGCGCGTGCGCGTCAGCAGGTGGCAGAACTTCGCGTAGGCTTTCGGGAAGAAAGTGGTTTCGTAAAGGGCGGTGGTGTCCTCGAACGAGACGAATTCCATCGGCTCGCCCTTTTTCGTGGCGACCGTCTTGCCGGTGACCAGCCAGCCGACGACCGTGACGGTCCGGCCGACGTGGCGCGACAGTTCGGCCGCGGGCACGTGCTTGAGGTGCGACAGTTCGGTCCGGTAGAGGTCGAGCGGATGGCGGCTGGCCAGAAAGCCGAGGGTTTCCACTTCCTGGCGCAACACATCGACTTCGTCGTAGGGCGGCGGGGTCGGCAGCGGCCCGGCCGGTTTTTCGGCGAAGAGCGACAGATTCGCCTGGCGGCGCGCCGGGGCCTCGCGGCCGTGGGCGTACCGCGCCAGCTCCCACATCAGCCGCGGGCGTTTTTCGAGCGTGTGCAGGCCGTCGAAGCAGCCGCCGCGAATCAGGATGCGCACCGCGGCGGGATCGAGCGGGCAGCGCGTCACGAAAGCGGCGAAATCCGCGAACGGCCCGCCCCGCCGGCGCTCGGCGAGGATCCGTTCCAGCGCCTTTGCCGGCAGTTCCCGCAGTTGCATCAGGCCGGCGCGGACCCAATCGCCCTGGCCGATCCACTCGCGCTCGCTTTCGTTGATGTCCGGGCCCAGCACCCTCAAGCCCAGGCGCCGGGCCTCGGAAACGTAGGCGAACGTGCCGTAGTACCCGCCCTGGTTGCTGATCACCGCGGCGATGAACGCCGCCGGGTAATGGGCCTTGAGGTGGGCGCTTTTGAACGACACCAGCGCGTACGAGGCCGAATGCGGCTTGCAGAAGCTGTACCCGGCGAAACTTTCGATCATCCGCCAGATTTTTTCGACCACCGCCGGGTCTTCGCCGCGCGCCAGCGCCCCCGCGAAGAAATCGCGCCGGTAATCCTCGAACTTCTTGCCGCTGCGCTTTTTCGACATCACCTTGCGCAGGCCGTCGGCCTTGGCCGCGTCGAAACCGGCGATGGTCATGCCGGCCTTCGCCACGTCTTCCTGGTAAACCATGATGCCGAAGGTTTCCGCCAGTTGGGCCTCGAGCGCCGGGTGCAGCGGCTCCCATCGGCCGCCGCGCAACCGCCGGACGTATTCGTCGATGTACTCGTTGGCGGCCGGGCGGATGATCGAGCTGTGCACGACCAGCCGCTCGTATTCGCCGGTGCCGCACTTGATCTGCAACTGCCGCATCGCCGGCGATTCGACGTAAAACACGCCGACCGAATCGCCCCGCGCCAGCAGATCCTTCGTCGCCGGATCGTCGAGCGGATTGAACGAGGCGTACGACAGGTGCACGTTCTCGCGCCGGGCGATCGACGCCAGCGCGTCGCGGATCACCGCCAGGCTGCGGTTGCCCAGGATGTCCATCTTGACCAGGCCCGCGTCCTCCGCCTGGTCCTTTTCCCATTGAATGATCGGCACGCCCTTGGGCGCGTCCTGCACCGGAACCACGCTATCGACCCCGCCCGGCACGATCACCACGCCACCCGGATGCACCGACAGATAGCGGGGATGCCCCTCCAACAGCGCAGCCAGGCCCAGGATTTCCGGCCATGGATCCTCCAGGCGCAGATCCTTGAACAGCGGGTGCTCACGGACGACCCGCGCGGCGTCGCGCGGTAGCCAGTAGCCGCTCATCCGGCCGGTGACGCGCCCGATCTCCTCGTCCGGCAGGCCGTACACCTTGGCGATCTCGCGCACCGCCGCCGCGCTGCGAAAGCCGATCTGGCTGGCCACCATCGCCACCCGGCCGACGCCGAAATGCTCCAGCACCCAGTGGATCACCTCGTCACGCTCGTCCCAGGCGAAATCGATGTCGATATCCGGCGGATCCTCGCGGCCCGGGTTGAGAAAGCGGTCGAAAAACAGATCGTGGCGCAGCGGATCGACGTGCGTGATGCCCAGCAGGTACGAGACGATGCTGGCGGCGGCGCTGCCCCGGCCGCAGGTCAGCGTGGCGCGACGGGCGATTTGCTCGGCGAGCAGAAACACCTCGGCGAAACCCTTGGGCTCGATGATCGCCATTTCGTAGTCGAGGCGGCGCCGGATCTCGTCGGTCAGCCGGCCGTAACGCCACGGCACGCGCGCCAGGCAGCGGGCGCGCAGCAACTCGGCCGCCTCGCCCGGTCGCCGCGCCCGGCCGGGAAAGATCGTCGCGCCCAGACCCGGATCGTGGCAGGCCCGCGCCGCCAGTCGCTCCGCCGCCTCCAAGGCTTCGGGGCAGAAGGCCAGCTTTTCGGCCGCCTCGCGCGACGACGGCAACAGGGCCTCCAACCCCGGGACCTCGTTCTCCGGCACGCGCGCCAGCGTGGTGTTGTTCGCGATCGCCCGCAGCAGCCGCATCACCCGGGGCTGCTCCGGATGCAGATACAACTGCGGCCAGGCGGCGACCGCCGGCACGCCGAGTTTTTTCGCCCGCTGGTAAAACGAAAATCCCGCCGGGCCGATCGCCGCGTAGGTTTCGGGCCGGTCGCGCAGGGCTTCCAGGAGCGCCGCCTCGTCGAGCAGCAACGCCACATCCGGCGGCAGCGCGCGCAAGGTGGAAACCAGATCGAACGCGGGATCGCGATGCAGGGCCGTGATCGCGCGGCACAACGCTTGATAGCCGGCGACCGACAGCGCGATCGCCGCGGCGCGCCGGCCGCCGTGGCGCAGTTCCGCGCCGATCACCAGCTCGATGCCCAGTTCCCGCGCCTCCTGCAGCGTCCAGATCAGGCCGTAAAAGCCGTTGACGTCCAGGATGCCGAGCCGGCGGTAACCGGCGGCCTTGGCGGCGGCCAGCAGCGCCTCGGGCGGCGCTACGCCGGTCAGCAGCGAAAAGCTGGATCGCGCCCACAGCGGGCAGAAAGCGAGGGACATGCGCCGCCCCTCCTCGTGGCGTCGGGGAAAATTTTCAGTCCGGCAGCGGGATTTCGTACCGTTCGAGCGTCCGGGCCAGTTCGACCCGGCCGCATACCTCGCGCGCCTCCGCCTCGAGCCGCGGCAGATCCTCGTTGCGGTAGCGCGGGCTGACGTGGACCAGCAGCGCCCTTTGGCAGCCGCTTCGGTCGACGATCTCCGCCGCCTGCCGGGCCGTCAGATGCTGCTTGGCCTCCGCCTCGGCCGCGTGTTCCTCGGTGAACATGCCCTCGATCAGCGCCAGGTCGGCGTCGCGCAGCAGTTCGACCGCGCCATCGCACGGCGCGGTGTCAGTGACGTATGCGAATTTACGGCCCCGGCGCGGCGGGCCCAACACGTCCTCGGGACAGATTTCGCGCCCGTCCAGCACGATGCCGTTGCCCCGCTGCAATTGCCCCCACAGCGGCCCCTCGGGAACGCCGAGGGCGCGCGCCTTGTCGATGTCGAACCGGCCCGGCCGCACGTTTTCGGTGTAGGAAAAACCGAGCGTCGGCGTGGTGTGGGCCAGCGGCAGATAGCGCAGCACGAAGCCCTCGCCGGGGATTTCCCCGCCCGTCGGTTCGAGGTCGCGGTAGCGCAATTCGTAATTGAGATAAAAGCGCAGCAGCCGGCGCGTCCCTTGAACGTAGCGCGTCACGTCGGGCAGGCCGAGAATTTCCACATCGTGGGCCGGTTCCGCCTGCGCCATCAGCATCAGCATTCCCGGAATGCCGGTCAGGTGGTCGGCATGGATGTGCGACAAGGCCAGGCGCACGAACCGGCCGATGCCGAAGCCGCTTTTTTTCAGCGGCACCTGCGTGCCCTCGCCGCAATCGAACAGGGTGGCGTCACCGTTGTGCAGGAGCACCGCGCTGGTCAGCCAGCGCCCCGGCATCGGCATCATGCCCCCCAAACCGAGAACCAGAACCTCCACGCCGGCCTCCATGGGATTTCGCTCTCTTCTCAACGATCCGGGTGCCCGTGTCAAGGGAAGAGGTTTTGAAGCTTTCACCTCCAATTGGGGGGATTGGTCACCGAAAGACAGCCACGATGGATCATTTTGGGCGGATACGGGAAACGCTCCCGGTCAGGCAAAAACTTCTTCCCCCCAAGCCGAATCAAGTCACGATAAAAATACCCGAATTCAGGCCTTGGTTTGCGCGCGGTCCTTGGGTAGAATCACCACGCCGGAAGACGGCGAAGAGCGGTGGTGTACGCGCGCCGGCTCCGGCGCGGGTTGAACGAAACCGCTTATTCCGGGGTCTGTCTATCCGGGTTACAGAAGGGGACACTGTGCCGGTTTACAGTTACACAGCGCTCAACAGCAAAGGCAAAAGCGTCAAGGGGATTCTCGACGCCGAGAACGCCAAGGCGGCCAAGGCGAAGCTTCGTCAGGATTCGCTTTTTCCTACCGATATCCGCGAGGTATCGGAGGAAAAGGCGATGCGCGGCAAGGGCTTGTCGATGGAAATCGACTTCAAGGCGATGCGCGGCAAGG
This window encodes:
- a CDS encoding ribonuclease Z, which gives rise to MEVLVLGLGGMMPMPGRWLTSAVLLHNGDATLFDCGEGTQVPLKKSGFGIGRFVRLALSHIHADHLTGIPGMLMLMAQAEPAHDVEILGLPDVTRYVQGTRRLLRFYLNYELRYRDLEPTGGEIPGEGFVLRYLPLAHTTPTLGFSYTENVRPGRFDIDKARALGVPEGPLWGQLQRGNGIVLDGREICPEDVLGPPRRGRKFAYVTDTAPCDGAVELLRDADLALIEGMFTEEHAAEAEAKQHLTARQAAEIVDRSGCQRALLVHVSPRYRNEDLPRLEAEAREVCGRVELARTLERYEIPLPD
- a CDS encoding DNA polymerase III subunit alpha — protein: MSLAFCPLWARSSFSLLTGVAPPEALLAAAKAAGYRRLGILDVNGFYGLIWTLQEARELGIELVIGAELRHGGRRAAAIALSVAGYQALCRAITALHRDPAFDLVSTLRALPPDVALLLDEAALLEALRDRPETYAAIGPAGFSFYQRAKKLGVPAVAAWPQLYLHPEQPRVMRLLRAIANNTTLARVPENEVPGLEALLPSSREAAEKLAFCPEALEAAERLAARACHDPGLGATIFPGRARRPGEAAELLRARCLARVPWRYGRLTDEIRRRLDYEMAIIEPKGFAEVFLLAEQIARRATLTCGRGSAAASIVSYLLGITHVDPLRHDLFFDRFLNPGREDPPDIDIDFAWDERDEVIHWVLEHFGVGRVAMVASQIGFRSAAAVREIAKVYGLPDEEIGRVTGRMSGYWLPRDAARVVREHPLFKDLRLEDPWPEILGLAALLEGHPRYLSVHPGGVVIVPGGVDSVVPVQDAPKGVPIIQWEKDQAEDAGLVKMDILGNRSLAVIRDALASIARRENVHLSYASFNPLDDPATKDLLARGDSVGVFYVESPAMRQLQIKCGTGEYERLVVHSSIIRPAANEYIDEYVRRLRGGRWEPLHPALEAQLAETFGIMVYQEDVAKAGMTIAGFDAAKADGLRKVMSKKRSGKKFEDYRRDFFAGALARGEDPAVVEKIWRMIESFAGYSFCKPHSASYALVSFKSAHLKAHYPAAFIAAVISNQGGYYGTFAYVSEARRLGLRVLGPDINESEREWIGQGDWVRAGLMQLRELPAKALERILAERRRGGPFADFAAFVTRCPLDPAAVRILIRGGCFDGLHTLEKRPRLMWELARYAHGREAPARRQANLSLFAEKPAGPLPTPPPYDEVDVLRQEVETLGFLASRHPLDLYRTELSHLKHVPAAELSRHVGRTVTVVGWLVTGKTVATKKGEPMEFVSFEDTTALYETTFFPKAYAKFCHLLTRTRPYLLTGRVEESFGAVSLNVQWVRLLGDAPPAERVLATRGRASLPVGEGG